The DNA sequence CTTTTAAGACAAGCTGAAATGTTAGGAATTAAATGGAAAAATTTAGACTTTCAAGACCGTATAATGGATATGAGGAACTAAATATATTTCTGATAATTATTTACACTGTTTCCATCTTTAGTATTCAATAATTTCCATTAATGCAAAGATAAAATAGACTTAATAGAGAATATCTTATTGCATACGCTAAATTAAAATATATTTTATGAAATCAAAGTCTAAATCTTTAAAAATTAAAAAAGAACTTAAACTTTAATTTCAAATCCCAGATCAACTTCATTAGCAGGTTTACCTCCTTTAATGCCCCAATTTTTTAAAGGGGGCTCATATAACACCATTACTATGCCATCGCCATTTATTCCTGGATCTGAAGCTAAATTGTTTACTATGGCTTTATATAGTGCTTTTTTAGATTCTATAGATCTTCCTTTAAATAAAGTAATTTCAATAAGAGCCACATTGTCTGTTTTAGTGGATGGTATCTCAAAGTACTCC is a window from the Methanobacterium sp. genome containing:
- a CDS encoding tautomerase family protein; the protein is EKYKKAILDGVHDALVEAIKIPDYDRLQRMYELDKEYFEIPSTKTDNVALIEITLFKGRSIESKKALYKAIVNNLASDPGINGDGIVMVLYEPPLKNWGIKGGKPANEVDLGFEIKV